A stretch of Methanobrevibacter sp. YE315 DNA encodes these proteins:
- a CDS encoding peptidase A24, translated as MNIFNINSLKFIIDSTFNKLILVKDLEEGMIVNDYYFDDEHIIELINDINGNLKVYKASNSDFKYYFKSQSAGGITNKDMYLLKIMNSQNFISDEISIKASFPFTPAILFGLIIAIFYGDIMMIAVNNFHLVM; from the coding sequence GTGAATATATTCAATATAAACAGTTTAAAATTCATCATTGATTCGACATTCAATAAATTGATATTGGTTAAAGATTTAGAAGAAGGAATGATTGTTAATGATTATTATTTTGATGATGAACATATAATCGAGCTGATAAATGACATCAATGGCAATCTGAAGGTCTACAAAGCCAGCAATTCAGATTTCAAATATTATTTCAAGTCTCAAAGTGCCGGCGGAATAACAAATAAGGATATGTACTTGCTGAAAATCATGAATTCCCAAAATTTTATTTCAGATGAAATCTCAATAAAAGCTTCATTCCCGTTCACGCCAGCAATATTGTTCGGATTGATAATAGCCATTTTTTATGGTGATATTATGATGATAGCCGTAAATAATTTTCATTTGGTGATGTAA